One window of the Macaca thibetana thibetana isolate TM-01 chromosome 13, ASM2454274v1, whole genome shotgun sequence genome contains the following:
- the IL1F10 gene encoding interleukin-1 family member 10, giving the protein MCSLPMARYYIIKYADQKALYMRDGQLLVGDPVADNCCAEKICILPNRGLDRTKVPIFLGIQGGSCCLACVETGEGPSVQLEDVNIEELYKGGEEATRFTFFQSSSGSAFRLEAAARPGWFLCGPAEPQQPVQLTKESEPSARTEFYFEQSR; this is encoded by the exons ATGTGTTCTCTCCCCATGGCAAGATACTACAT AATTAAATATGCAGACCAGAAGGCTCTATACATGAGAGATGGCCAGCTCCTGGTGGGAGATCCTGTTGCAGACAACTGCTGTGCAG AGAAGATCTGCATACTTCCTAACAGAGGCCTGGACCGCACCAAGGTCCCCATCTTCCTGGGGATCCAGGGAGGGAGCTGCTGCCTGGCATGTGTGGAGACAGGAGAGGGGCCTTCCGTACAGCTGGAG GATGTGAACATTGAGGAACTGTACAAAGGTGGTGAAGAGGCCACACGCTTCACCTTCTTCCAGAGCAGCTCAGGCTCCGCCTTCAGGCTCGAGGCTGCTGCCCGGCCTGGCTGGTTCCTGTGTGGCCCGGCAGAGCCCCAGCAGCCAGTACAGCTCACCAAGGAGAGTGAGCCCTCGGCCCGTACTGAGTTCTACTTTGAACAGAGCCGGTAG